One Hordeum vulgare subsp. vulgare chromosome 4H, MorexV3_pseudomolecules_assembly, whole genome shotgun sequence DNA window includes the following coding sequences:
- the LOC123447832 gene encoding PHD finger protein ALFIN-LIKE 8 isoform X2 has product MDGGGTHRTPEDVFRDFRARRAGMIKALTTDVEKFYQQCDPEKENLCLYGLPNETWEVNLPAEEVPPELPEPALGINFARDGMDEKDWLSLVAVHSDAWLLAVSFYFGARFGFDKESRFVNEKTS; this is encoded by the exons ATGGACGGAGGAGGGACGCATCGCACGCCGGAGGACGTGTTCAGGGATTTCCGCGCGCGGCGGGCCGGCATGATTAAGGCGCTCACCACCG ATGTGGAGAAGTTCTACCAGCAGTGCGACCCAG AGAAAGAGAATCTGTGTCTGTATGGTCTTCCCAATGAAACATGGGAAGTGAACTTGCCTGCAGAGGAGGTTCCCCCAGAACTTCCAGAGCCAGCACTGGGAATTAATTTTGCTCGGGATGGGATGGATGAGAAAGATTGGTTGTCACTTGTTGCGGTGCACAGTGATGCCTGGTTGTTAGCAGTATCCTTCTACTTTGGAGCAAGATTCGGGTTTGACAAAGAATCCAG GTTTGTCAACGAGAAAACAAGCTAG
- the LOC123447832 gene encoding PHD finger protein ALFIN-LIKE 8 isoform X1: MDGGGTHRTPEDVFRDFRARRAGMIKALTTDVEKFYQQCDPEKENLCLYGLPNETWEVNLPAEEVPPELPEPALGINFARDGMDEKDWLSLVAVHSDAWLLAVSFYFGARFGFDKESRKRLFSMINNLPTIYEVVTGTAKKQVKEKHPKSSSKINKSGTKPSRQPEPNSRGPKMPLPPKDEDDSGGEEEEGEEHEKALCGACNDNYGQDEFWICCDACETWFHGKCVKITPAKAEHIKHYKCPNCSSSSKRARA, from the exons ATGGACGGAGGAGGGACGCATCGCACGCCGGAGGACGTGTTCAGGGATTTCCGCGCGCGGCGGGCCGGCATGATTAAGGCGCTCACCACCG ATGTGGAGAAGTTCTACCAGCAGTGCGACCCAG AGAAAGAGAATCTGTGTCTGTATGGTCTTCCCAATGAAACATGGGAAGTGAACTTGCCTGCAGAGGAGGTTCCCCCAGAACTTCCAGAGCCAGCACTGGGAATTAATTTTGCTCGGGATGGGATGGATGAGAAAGATTGGTTGTCACTTGTTGCGGTGCACAGTGATGCCTGGTTGTTAGCAGTATCCTTCTACTTTGGAGCAAGATTCGGGTTTGACAAAGAATCCAG GAAACGGCTTTTTAGCATGATAAACAACCTCCCCACCATATATGAGGTTGTCACCGGAACTGCGAAGAAGCAGGTCAAAGAAAAACACCCCAAAAGCAGCAGCAAGATAAATAAATCTGGCACTAAG CCATCTCGCCAGCCAGAACCCAACTCAAGGGGTCCAAAGATGCCACTACCTCCGAAGGATGAGGATGAcagtggaggcgaggaagaagagggagaagaacaCGAAAAGGCATTATGTGGTGCGTGTAACGATAACTATGGGCAGGATGAATTCTGGATCTGTTGTGATGCTTGCGAGACATGGTTCCACGGTAAGTGTGTGAAGATCACTCCTGCCAAAGCTGAGCACATCAAGCACTACAAATGCCCGAattgcagcagcagtagcaagaggGCCAGAGCATGA
- the LOC123451171 gene encoding putative clathrin assembly protein At1g33340, with translation MKVFRGKIWAALGSLMDHAGAASNKASTAAVPDRALLTDIEAAIARCTDGGGGGSVGDDRHVHEILFLVSNAPGAITFLSRRITARLEAARAPATALRSLLLVHRLLRAGDRYFEQDFRGLWASHDLRVDAPRCACSCSPLAASGAGVNYVTASTVTATGACSFLHGYTAYLEERMQWVINQSGNLEPTRPSPQDHDDKPHPASSYDAAAAETLLFKLAMCQRLLDVAVQLLPDNNTSASAAARSAFGIVLRESFKVYDAFNEGIDVLLRSRSIGLLSKSLRVSAQEVLRKACAQTPELKEFYHKCKKNNVGKITDYPVVRVVTLAQASAIEIMPPVCEEDGREELGGAGVVVQENEGDAPFESKLETTISAVWVEFDDEDHQDGREVTGDDRSS, from the coding sequence ATGAAGGTgttcaggggcaagatttgggcaGCACTAGGGTCACTCATGGATCATGCAGGCGCAGCCTCCAACAAGGCTTCCACGGCGGCGGTGCCAGACCGAGCGCTCCTCACGGACATCGAGGCGGCCATCGCGCGGTGCACGGACGGTGGAGGGGGCGGGAGCGTCGGTGACGACCGCCACGTCCACGAGATCCTCTTCCTCGTCTCCAACGCCCCGGGCGCGATCACCTTCCTCTCCCGCCGCATCACGGCGCGCCTAGAGGCCGCGCGGGCCCCGGCCACCGCGCTCCGGTCTCTACTCCTcgtccaccgcctcctccgcgcAGGCGACCGCTACTTCGAGCAGGACTTCCGAGGCCTCTGGGCCTCCCACGACCTCCGCGTCGACGCGCCTCGTTGCGCCTGCTCCTGTTCTCCCCTCGCTGCCTCCGGCGCCGGCGTCAACTATGTCACGGCCAGCACGGTGACCGCCACCGGAGCGTGCTCTTTCCTCCACGGCTACACGGCCTACCTCGAGGAGCGCATGCAGTGGGTGATCAACCAGTCAGGCAACCTGGAGCCCACCCGGCCCTCGCCACAAGATCACGACGACAAGCCGCACCCCGCCTCCTCCtacgacgccgccgccgccgagacGCTCCTCTTCAAGCTCGCCATGTGCCAGAGGCTGCTTGACGTTGCTGTCCAGCTGTTGCCGGACAACAACACAAGCGCCAGCGCCGCCGCGCGGTCAGCCTTCGGCATTGTGCTCCGGGAGAGCTTCAAGGTCTACGACGCCTTCAATGAAGGCATCGACGTGCTGCTAAGGTCGAGAAGCATCGGTCTTCTCAGCAAGTCTCTCAGGGTTTCAGCTCAGGAGGTGCTGAGGAAGGCGTGCGCTCAGACGCCTGAGCTGAAAGAGTTCTACCACAAGTGCAAGAAGAACAATGTCGGCAAGATCACGGACTACCCTGTCGTCAGGGTCGTTACGCTGGCGCAGGCCTCGGCAATTGAGATCATGCCGCCGGTCTGTGAAGAGGATGGCCGGGAGGAGCTTGGCGGCGCCGGTGTGGTGGTGCAGGAGAACGAAGGCGACGCGCCGTTTGAGAGCAAGCTGGAGACGACTATCAGTGCGGTGTGGGTCGAGTTCGACGACGAAGATCACCAGGATGGCCGTGAGGTTACCGGCGATGATCGCAGCAGCTAG